A part of Podarcis muralis chromosome 15, rPodMur119.hap1.1, whole genome shotgun sequence genomic DNA contains:
- the HINFP gene encoding histone H4 transcription factor, whose translation MPPGKVSHKQALVLQCEWDICSFVASKMEEFCEHVSKHLQQHLGDKDEDDEVDSLEKYSCLWQECGFCSPESPTELARHVYFHCYHTKLKQWGLHALQSQSDLTPCQLDFQSRNIIPEIQENFLCLWEYCERGFDNPEWFYRHVEDHSFCTEYKAIGKENHMFFCGWKDCDCAFKGRCKLREHLRSHTQEKVVACPTCGGMFSNNTKFFDHIRRQTALEQQRFQCSHCSKRFATERLLRDHMRNHVNHYKCPLCDMTCPLPSSLRNHIRFRHSEERPFKCNYCDHSCKNLIDLRKHLDTHSKEPAYRCEFESCNFSARSLCSIKLHYKKVHEGDSEPRYKCHVCDKCFTRGNNLTVHLRKKHQFKWPSGHPRFRYKEHEDGYMRLQLVRYESVELTEQLLKDREKQGEVLDDTTQCVVLAGAEGSLQGIILEPSMEEDADVDLQAATPPQGPAQPEADASPDQEPSAPSSPIIRVVNRTNERGESETVYYVMANAPSQSRAAAPSGFATDLEENVMDRLQKTAEELGIQIV comes from the exons ATGCCTCCTGGGAAGGTGAGCCACAAGCAAGCCTTGGTCCTGCAGTGTGAGTGGGACATTTGCAGCTTTGTGGCCTCAAAGATGGAGGAGTTCTGTGAACATGTGTCAAAGCACTTGCAGCAGCATCTCGGTGACAAAGATGAGGATGATGAAGTGGATTCTCTCG AAAAATACTCCTGCCTCTGGCAAGAGTGTGGATTCTGTTCTCCCGAGAGCCCTACAGAGCTGGCCCGCCATGTTTACTTCCATTGTTACCACACCAAGCTAAAGCAGTGGGGACTACACGCCTTACAGAGCCAGTCGGACCTAACCCCCTGTCAGTTGGACTTCCAGAGTCGCAACATTATCCCCGAGATCCAAGAGAACTTCCTCTGCCTCTGGGAGTACTGTGAG AGAGGGTTTGATAACCCTGAGTGGTTCTACAGGCATGTGGAAGATCACAGTTTCTGCACGGAGTACAAGGCAATTGGGAAGGAGAACCACATGTTCTTCTGTGGCTGGAAAG ATTGTGACTGTGCCTTCAAAGGCCGGTGTAAGTTGCGTGAACACCTGCGCAGCCACACACAGGAGAAGGTGGTGGCATGTCCCACCTGCGGTGGGATGTTCTCCAACAACACCAAGTTCTTTGACCACATCCGCCGGCAGACAGCTTTAGAAC AGCAGCGATTCCAGTGTTCCCACTGCTCCAAGAGGTTCGCCACAGAGAGGTTGTTGCGTGATCATATGAGGAATCATG TCAACCACTACAAGTGCCCTCTGTGTGACATGACCtgccctctgccctcctccctgcgCAACCACATCCGCTTCCGGCACAGCGAGGAGCGGCCCTTCAAGTGCAATTATTGTGACCACAG CTGTAAGAATCTCATTGATCTACGGAAGCACTTGGATACACACAGCAAAGAGCCTGCCTACCGCTGCGAGTTCGAGTCCTGCAACTTCAGCGCCCGGTCCCTCTGCTCCATCAAGCTGCACTACAAGAAGGTTCATGAG GGTGACTCGGAGCCCCGCTACAAGTGCCACGTCTGTGACAAGTGCTTCACTCGTGGGAACAACCTTACTGTGCACCTCAGGAAAAAACACCAATTCAAGTGGCCTTCGGGTCATCCTCGCTTCAG GTACAAGGAACACGAGGATGGCTAcatgaggctgcagctggtgcgtTATGAAAGCGTGGAACTGACAGAGCAACTGCTGAAGGACCGGGAGAAGCAGGGTGAGGTCCTGGATGACACAACCCAGTGTGTGGTGCTGGCGGGGGCCGAGGGCAGCCTGCAGGGCATCATACTGGAACCGTCAATGGAGGAAGATGCTGACGTGGACTTGCAAGCTGCCACGCCCCCTCAGGGGCCTGCTCAGCCAGAGGCTGATGCGTCGCCAGACCAAGAACCAAGTGCACCATCCAGCCCCATCATCCGCGTTGTGAACAGGACCAACGAGCGTGGGGAGAGCGAGACTGTATACTACGTCATGGCCAATGCACCCTCTCAGAGCCGGGCAGCTGCGCCTAGTGGGTTTGCCACGGACCTGGAGGAGAACGTCATGGACAGGCTTCAGAAGACAGCTGAGGAACTGGGCATCCAGATTGTGTGA
- the LOC114585947 gene encoding inactive serine protease PAMR1-like, with the protein MALIILFFLLSFCEFLSGKELEGKSQGTKVQVIFRIEQIITLWVVVVLFKKKNHLFPENADTYWSGTAPICMGGCKGKHKELKKSTCGNGSCCWLGYKSFCRVNCGRPETEFNSVVYGNDWWVGSVVRYSCRPGYLLMGDPASACQSSGRWTPKPTCLRICLRGRIEINERDIDGSCSSTCPHKVYPGAFLNHGCIKISSCVTKQSGWTRWFSRCDFCECDCYVPCASSG; encoded by the exons ATGGCGCTGAtaattctcttcttcctcctttccttctgcgAGTTCCTCTCGGGCAAGGAGTTGGAAGGTAAGTCACAGGGAACCAAGGTACAAG ttATTTTTAGGATAGAACAAATTATTACACtttgggtggttgttgttctttttaaaaaaaaaaatcatcttttTCCAGAAAACGCGGACACTTACTGGTCTGGAACTGCCCCCATCTGCATGGGAGGCTGTAAAGGAAAGCACAAAGAACTGAAGAAAAGCACGTGTGGGAATGGAAGCTGCTGTTGGTTGGGGTACAAATCATTTTGCCGGG tAAACTGTGGACGACCAGAAACAGAGTTCAATTCGGTGGTCTATGGGAACGACTGGTGGGTCGGGTCAGTGGTCCGCTACAGCTGCCGGCCCGGGTACCTGCTGATGGGGGATCCTGCTAGCGCCTGCCAATCGAGTGGCCGCTGGACCCCCAAACCTACTTGCCTCA GGATCTGCCTCCGGGGTCGGATTGAGATAAACGAGCGGGACATCGATGGGAGCTGCTCTTCCACTTGTCCCCATAAGGTGTACCCAGGGGCCTTTCTTAATCATGGCTGCATCAAGATCTCCTCCTGCGTCACTAAGCAATCTGGCTGGACCCGATGGTTCTCTCGCTGTGACTTTTGTGAGTGCGATTGCTACGTCCCCTGCG CTTCCTCAGGATAA